A window from Solanum stenotomum isolate F172 chromosome 7, ASM1918654v1, whole genome shotgun sequence encodes these proteins:
- the LOC125871205 gene encoding uncharacterized protein LOC125871205, translated as MSMPCDCGRGEKESPPKKKLKSEAEAEAEAEAKDETGSDLKFEDEDQNGNEESSGYDSDDWTTLPNKDAFIKYFQQVNESDGFDFDEYPGPSMYTPIRPLLKFEGLPKFADEIKGYASMAIKYYFDNDGKERKVEEIVKINAGGPRDATYYITFKINNEGKEETFQAKVQLPIGGAIKFPICRRKE; from the exons ATGTCTATGCCGTGTGATTGTGGAAGGGGTGAGAAGGAATCGCCACCCAAGAAGAAATTGAAATCGGAGGCGGAGGCGGAGGCGGAGGCGGAGGCGAAGGATGAGACCGGATCTGATTTGAAGTTTGAGGATGAAGACCAAAACGGGAATGAAGAGTCTTCCGGCTATGATTCCGATGATTGGACTACATTGCCAAATAAGGACGCCTTTATCAAGTACTTTCAACAAGTAAACGAGAGCGAT GGTTTTGACTTTGATGAATACCCTGGGCCGTCCATGTATACTCCCATCCGCCCTCTTCTAAAATTTGAAGGATTACCTAAGTTTGCTGATGAAATCAAGGGTTATGCTTCAATGGCGATCAAGTATTATTTTGACAATGAT GGGAAGGAACGCAAAGTTGAGGAGATTGTGAAGATAAATGCAGGTGGTCCTCGGGATGCTACCTACTACATTacctttaaaattaataatgagGGAAAGGAAGAAACTTTTCAAGCTAAGGTGCAACTCCCGATTGGGGGAGCAATCAAATTTCCAATTTGCAGGCGCAAGGAATAA